One Flavobacterium sp. 90 DNA segment encodes these proteins:
- a CDS encoding glycoside hydrolase family 97 protein, with amino-acid sequence MKKMFIHRSLSLLLPVLFFVQISGKAQNAAIDLKSKDNLNKITLSLSQDGKLSYKVTRKDKTVILDSPLGLTFENNDFTSGLSVVNVSAVEEKREKYELKVSNNKAVNHVLESKSITFKNQQGALMIIDLIAGEEGVAFRYKFTDQEPQKRVLKNEITGFHIDQNAKGWLQPYNKAGDYTPGYEDFYVNVKSGDPISGARNESVGWCMPALFNVNDTKNWVLIAESGTDGSFPGCHLQPDSKGGIYNIAFAKKDEKFTLPLPDKEAYPESSLPWTMPWRVIMIGDNAGDILLSTMITDLAPASKIEDTSWIVAGKAAWSWWSHPEDFTPEMYNKFTDVSASFGFRYTLFDAGWEKANKEGKIIDYALAKGVQPLVWGYSAEYFDADKRKKRFKELADMGVKGVKIDFWCSDRQEVMGTLQSVFEDAAKQHLLVNLHGTTVPRGWHRTWPNFVTAEAILGTESYFYEPRFPEKAAEQNTVLPFTRNVAGPADYTPFALTFRKYTRLNTAVHELSMAMIYTSGVIHFADSEEVFNSLPIELKNLLKKMPATWDKTECIIGEPGKAIVLSRKKDNLSYIVGINGTNTAQPVSIDLKKYSKGFSKFRIISEGKDPLMDFKVETFPITSKWKHDLTPKGGFIIEFIK; translated from the coding sequence ATGAAAAAAATGTTTATTCATCGATCTTTGAGTTTACTTCTGCCAGTACTATTTTTTGTCCAGATTAGCGGTAAAGCTCAAAATGCGGCAATTGATCTGAAATCTAAGGATAATCTAAATAAAATTACTTTGTCTTTGAGCCAAGATGGAAAGTTGTCTTATAAAGTAACACGCAAGGATAAAACGGTAATTTTAGATTCTCCGCTTGGATTGACTTTCGAAAATAACGATTTTACATCGGGTTTGTCTGTTGTAAATGTTTCGGCTGTGGAAGAGAAACGCGAAAAATACGAACTTAAAGTTTCGAATAATAAAGCTGTAAATCATGTTTTAGAAAGTAAAAGCATAACCTTCAAAAACCAACAAGGCGCTTTAATGATAATCGACTTAATTGCCGGAGAAGAAGGAGTTGCTTTTAGATATAAGTTTACAGATCAAGAACCACAGAAAAGAGTTCTTAAAAATGAAATTACAGGATTTCATATTGATCAAAATGCAAAAGGATGGCTTCAGCCTTATAATAAAGCCGGAGATTATACGCCGGGTTATGAAGATTTTTATGTAAATGTAAAATCAGGAGATCCAATAAGTGGAGCGAGAAACGAATCTGTTGGTTGGTGCATGCCAGCGCTTTTTAATGTAAATGATACTAAAAACTGGGTTTTGATTGCGGAGTCAGGAACGGACGGTTCGTTTCCGGGATGTCATTTACAACCGGATTCTAAAGGCGGAATTTATAACATAGCTTTCGCTAAAAAAGACGAAAAATTTACTTTGCCTTTGCCGGATAAAGAAGCTTATCCGGAATCAAGTTTGCCGTGGACAATGCCTTGGAGAGTGATTATGATTGGCGATAATGCAGGAGATATTTTATTATCGACTATGATTACAGATTTGGCTCCAGCCTCAAAAATCGAAGATACTTCTTGGATTGTAGCCGGAAAAGCGGCTTGGTCATGGTGGTCACATCCTGAGGATTTTACGCCGGAAATGTATAATAAATTCACAGATGTTTCGGCTTCATTTGGCTTTAGATATACACTTTTTGATGCAGGATGGGAAAAGGCGAATAAAGAAGGGAAAATTATTGATTATGCATTAGCAAAAGGAGTTCAACCTTTAGTTTGGGGATATTCGGCGGAATATTTTGATGCGGATAAAAGAAAGAAAAGGTTCAAAGAATTGGCTGATATGGGTGTAAAAGGTGTTAAAATTGACTTTTGGTGTTCAGATCGTCAAGAAGTTATGGGAACGCTACAATCGGTTTTTGAAGACGCTGCTAAACAACATTTGTTGGTAAACTTACACGGGACAACTGTTCCAAGAGGATGGCACAGAACATGGCCGAATTTTGTAACAGCAGAAGCGATTTTAGGAACGGAAAGTTATTTTTATGAGCCAAGATTCCCTGAAAAAGCAGCGGAACAAAATACGGTATTGCCTTTTACTAGAAACGTTGCCGGACCTGCAGATTATACGCCATTTGCATTGACTTTTAGAAAATATACACGTTTAAATACTGCGGTTCACGAGTTGTCAATGGCGATGATTTATACTTCCGGAGTTATTCATTTTGCCGATTCTGAAGAAGTTTTTAATTCATTACCAATTGAACTTAAGAACTTATTAAAGAAAATGCCTGCAACTTGGGATAAAACGGAATGTATAATTGGAGAACCTGGAAAAGCAATTGTTCTTTCTCGTAAAAAAGATAATCTTTCGTATATCGTTGGGATAAACGGAACTAATACAGCACAACCAGTTTCAATTGATCTTAAAAAATACAGCAAAGGTTTTTCAAAATTCAGAATTATATCTGAAGGCAAAGATCCGTTAATGGATTTTAAAGTAGAAACGTTTCCTATAACTTCAAAATGGAAACATGATTTAACTCCAAAAGGAGGGTTTATTATTGAGTTTATAAAGTAG
- a CDS encoding aldose epimerase family protein: protein MNPINKIVCEPFGVCNGKEIFIFRIANVHGNYVELLNYGAIVKSIVVPDKNGIKENVVLGFPTLEGYLKDKSYIGATVGRFANRINNAEFSIGNKTFHLDKNDGKNNNHSGSAGFNDKVFDFVIEDDAVIFILENENGDGGFPGNLNTKVIYNWTDKNELKIEFLAVADESTPLNFTNHSYFNLSACAEKIIQHKLNIQATKILESTEDYIPTGKIIPADNYLFFNYKLTDVMQNNGLNIYYIFDRISSNENAVCELFEEKSGRLMRVYTSYPGVQLYTGDYLNSAIIGEHSKHYEPFDGLCLECQYYPDSPNHAHFPNTIFEAGQVYNETITYAFDVVILEN, encoded by the coding sequence ATGAATCCTATTAATAAGATTGTATGCGAACCTTTTGGAGTTTGTAATGGCAAAGAAATCTTTATATTCCGAATCGCAAATGTTCATGGAAACTATGTCGAGCTCCTTAATTATGGAGCCATAGTAAAATCCATAGTGGTGCCGGACAAAAACGGAATTAAAGAAAATGTAGTTTTAGGATTTCCGACTCTTGAAGGCTATCTAAAAGATAAATCTTATATAGGTGCAACGGTTGGGCGTTTTGCAAACAGAATCAATAATGCCGAATTTTCGATCGGAAATAAAACTTTTCATCTTGATAAAAACGATGGTAAAAACAATAATCATAGCGGTTCGGCTGGATTTAATGACAAGGTTTTTGATTTTGTTATTGAAGATGATGCTGTAATTTTTATTTTAGAAAATGAAAATGGAGACGGTGGTTTTCCCGGTAATTTAAATACTAAAGTGATTTATAATTGGACGGATAAAAACGAACTCAAAATTGAATTTTTGGCTGTAGCCGATGAATCAACTCCGCTGAATTTTACGAATCATTCTTATTTTAATTTATCGGCTTGTGCCGAAAAAATAATTCAACATAAACTCAATATTCAGGCAACAAAAATTCTCGAAAGTACAGAAGATTATATTCCGACAGGAAAAATTATACCAGCAGATAACTATTTGTTTTTTAATTATAAACTGACAGATGTAATGCAAAATAACGGACTGAATATCTATTATATTTTTGATCGAATTTCATCCAATGAAAATGCTGTTTGTGAATTATTCGAAGAAAAATCAGGACGATTAATGCGCGTTTATACGTCTTATCCGGGCGTACAATTGTATACGGGAGATTATTTAAACAGCGCAATAATCGGCGAACATTCGAAGCATTATGAACCTTTTGACGGACTTTGTTTAGAATGCCAATATTATCCGGATAGTCCGAATCATGCTCATTTTCCGAATACAATTTTTGAAGCCGGACAAGTTTATAACGAAACGATTACGTATGCTTTTGATGTTGTAATTCTTGAAAATTAG
- a CDS encoding FecR domain-containing protein: MPENLHRDIKFFLEGKPSPKGEELWNKWYDHPEEILDSIENIKSDRSKLNRELRQIKKSNKVIFLQNRNWAMAASLLVLVGLSCFFYLSSEQIMNKQYTTKSGERAKVVLSDGTQIWLNAGSRLKYPAAFKGDTREVYLTGEAFFDVAKDKKHPFIIHTDKMDTKVLGTSFNVQAYPDHATQEVSVLTGRVNVKSTVTEENVYVTPGQKVVFKSKCNKLKAFTDIPMNSISLWRKNIIVFEDAPLPEVIATINRNYNVNVQIENKNLNNLKISAYFKELPVDQVVALVCNIINADYKQESGSYIIK; encoded by the coding sequence ATGCCTGAAAATTTACATCGAGATATAAAATTTTTTTTAGAAGGAAAACCTTCTCCAAAAGGAGAAGAACTATGGAATAAATGGTACGATCATCCGGAAGAAATATTGGATAGTATCGAAAATATAAAATCTGATCGTTCAAAATTAAATAGAGAACTCAGACAAATAAAGAAATCAAATAAAGTTATTTTTCTTCAGAATAGAAATTGGGCGATGGCAGCTTCTTTACTCGTATTAGTGGGTTTGTCATGCTTCTTTTATTTATCATCTGAACAAATAATGAACAAACAATATACTACAAAGTCTGGTGAACGCGCTAAAGTAGTTTTGAGCGACGGAACCCAAATTTGGCTTAATGCAGGAAGTAGATTAAAATATCCGGCAGCATTTAAAGGAGATACAAGAGAAGTTTATTTAACCGGAGAAGCTTTTTTTGATGTTGCCAAAGACAAAAAACACCCGTTTATCATTCATACTGATAAAATGGACACCAAAGTTCTGGGAACCAGTTTTAATGTACAAGCTTATCCGGATCACGCCACGCAAGAAGTTTCGGTTTTAACCGGAAGAGTAAATGTAAAGTCGACCGTAACGGAAGAAAATGTCTATGTAACGCCGGGACAGAAAGTAGTTTTTAAATCAAAATGTAATAAACTAAAAGCGTTTACAGATATTCCGATGAACTCTATTTCGCTATGGCGAAAAAATATCATTGTTTTTGAAGATGCTCCGTTACCCGAAGTAATTGCGACAATTAACCGCAATTATAATGTAAATGTTCAGATTGAAAACAAGAATTTAAACAATCTTAAAATTAGCGCTTATTTCAAGGAACTCCCAGTTGATCAGGTTGTTGCTTTGGTGTGCAATATTATAAACGCTGATTATAAACAAGAATCGGGAAGTTATATAATTAAATAA
- a CDS encoding AraC family transcriptional regulator yields the protein MKNSSQKEKIKVREGFLGQRMIVIPKNILSSIKKNALIASLYFTDIGVFPNASHHSMKRKHGSKQYILIYCYKGEGIISKENKTITLKANTFYIIPPEVAHDYYALKQNPWSIYWIHFTGPQAPHFYEKFITEFPDTAPQLSLEERRIELFENILDVMEDGYSASNLEYANLSLWQLLNAFLYERFFIKKNRQFSEDNTIESAIDYMKKHLDLSLKINDVAAYFNYSSSHFFTLFKKQTGYSPIHYFNYLKMQKACQYLSFTTMSIKEISFALGFNDPLYFSRLFKKIMSTSPIQYRTEYKQ from the coding sequence ATGAAGAATTCATCACAAAAGGAAAAAATAAAAGTTAGAGAAGGTTTTTTAGGACAACGTATGATTGTGATTCCTAAAAACATTCTTTCGAGCATTAAAAAAAATGCGCTTATTGCCAGTTTGTACTTTACAGATATTGGTGTTTTCCCAAATGCAAGCCACCATTCGATGAAACGAAAACATGGAAGCAAACAATATATCCTGATTTATTGTTACAAAGGTGAAGGCATTATTAGCAAAGAAAACAAAACCATAACGCTCAAAGCGAATACCTTTTATATAATACCTCCGGAAGTTGCGCATGATTATTATGCATTAAAACAAAATCCGTGGAGTATTTACTGGATTCATTTTACAGGACCGCAAGCGCCACATTTCTACGAAAAATTCATCACGGAATTTCCGGACACAGCGCCACAATTATCGCTGGAAGAAAGGCGTATCGAACTTTTTGAAAACATACTTGATGTTATGGAAGATGGTTATAGTGCTAGTAATCTCGAGTATGCGAATCTCTCGTTATGGCAATTATTGAATGCTTTTTTATATGAGCGATTTTTCATCAAAAAAAACAGGCAATTTTCAGAGGATAATACTATTGAGTCTGCAATTGATTATATGAAAAAGCATTTGGATTTATCTTTAAAAATCAATGATGTCGCAGCTTATTTTAATTACTCGTCTTCTCACTTTTTCACCTTGTTTAAGAAGCAAACGGGCTATTCGCCAATACATTATTTTAACTATTTAAAAATGCAGAAAGCCTGCCAGTATCTCAGCTTTACTACGATGAGTATTAAAGAAATAAGCTTTGCTTTGGGGTTTAATGATCCGTTGTATTTCTCGCGTTTATTCAAAAAAATAATGAGTACTTCGCCCATACAATATCGCACGGAATACAAGCAGTAA
- a CDS encoding RNA polymerase sigma-70 factor, whose translation MYKRFTDEELVELLRQGKDKAFDELYFRYRDLLVRFVYLRMKSIPVSEEIVQEVFTTIWERRKTLVIQKKFSAYIYTSVRYVTLDYFKSHTITDQYIKEVLDSNTVEYSSTNATEDSIYYEELQEAVDKAASLLPKKAKEVFILSRIKHYTNKEIAEELNVSHETVKYHIAYALKFMRSYLGEFN comes from the coding sequence ATGTATAAAAGATTTACCGATGAAGAACTTGTCGAATTATTGAGACAAGGAAAAGACAAAGCGTTTGATGAATTATATTTTCGATATCGGGATTTGTTAGTTCGCTTTGTTTATTTGAGAATGAAGTCGATTCCCGTTTCTGAAGAAATTGTTCAGGAAGTTTTCACCACCATTTGGGAACGTCGAAAGACTTTGGTCATTCAAAAGAAATTTTCGGCTTATATCTATACATCAGTTCGTTATGTGACTTTAGATTACTTCAAATCTCATACTATTACAGACCAATATATAAAAGAAGTTTTGGATAGCAATACTGTCGAATACAGCAGTACAAATGCAACAGAAGATTCTATTTATTATGAAGAATTACAGGAAGCAGTAGATAAAGCCGCTTCGTTACTTCCTAAAAAAGCCAAAGAAGTTTTTATTCTAAGCAGAATTAAGCACTACACCAACAAAGAGATAGCCGAAGAACTTAACGTTTCGCACGAAACCGTAAAGTATCATATTGCTTATGCGCTGAAGTTTATGCGCAGCTATTTAGGCGAATTCAACTGA
- a CDS encoding SusC/RagA family TonB-linked outer membrane protein: MTKKQMRFIQNCQSIKKSVLDKALLFVALFFIGLTAKAASVDIGKRVTLKVENESMKNVFQKIEKQVDVHFMYETNQVNANQKISLKLNNVTLEQALDKICSNFLLKYEIVSNNIVIKKSQKVADNEQNKINISGTVYSATDGMPLPGVGIKDKGSDVATSTDFDGTFKMEINSSEAVLVFSYVGYVNQEIKVTPADKNIKVKLVADMKQLQEVVVMGYGSVKKNAVLGSVGSVSMKETSSRTYNSAAELLQGTVAGVTVLNNGGDPTAEPTINIRGIGSLNAETPLIVLDGIIYSGSLNTLNPNDIASISVLKDAASAAIYGARASGGVILITSKKGVSEKVNINVNYQGGFQNVAKKLDVLNAAEYADAMNLARDNAGMPRIPAFDPAFEPTARTTKTNWMDEIFHTGEIQDLSLSINGKTEKSNFFVSGSYRKNEGILLNTFGERYTARANSSFKIAPNFTIGENLSYSLTNGQSANTSSGYTGAILAAIFYPPNATIYREDGSGHFGGVPEKYIGSYGDVINPVAYLKRLDNRNPVSTILINPYAEWEIVKGLKVKTNWGYTRIQDNAKDFAVKITEPGKIFDFNRLTQKSITTTDLLGEQTISYERSLGKHNFKALAGYTYQETKRDFYTIEGTGFDNEDPSQRYLLNAKLIQQTAAGLSDEIISSYVGRLNYDFNQKYLFSGIVRRDGTSKLLSENRWKVYPSVSAGWLISEEEFMKNIGPIVSNLKLRASWGQIGNLGNLGPYQFSVPLNQTQALIGSTPVINYGYAEGELSNPNLKWESSEQTNIGLDFTMFNNMLTGSVDAYVKKNKDMLVRDQLPGVSGTPQGRIVNSGDVENKGLEASLTYQKSRGEFKFDVTANAAFLSNKIVSIKDGLTSLEPLNISRVRSLPLANIYQVGSPVGAYYGYATDGLFQSNAEAKAYVNSTGAVYQPNAVAGDIKFKDVNGDGVINNSDRVVLGNPFPKTTYSLNANFRYKGFDMNVFFNAVAGNKVFNAVKYTGLNASFPGYNLLADSKNAWSPTNTDTNIPVLSSTDNNNNFGRISDFYIEDASFIRLKNVSIGYTVKDSWLNGKAKLRFFISGQNLFTITKYSGMDPEVGLSNFGLDLGKYPLSRIYMTGVNATF; the protein is encoded by the coding sequence ATGACTAAAAAGCAAATGCGGTTTATCCAAAACTGTCAGAGCATTAAAAAATCTGTATTAGACAAAGCACTTCTTTTTGTGGCTTTATTTTTTATCGGATTAACAGCAAAAGCAGCCAGCGTAGATATCGGCAAAAGAGTTACGCTAAAAGTTGAAAATGAAAGTATGAAAAATGTTTTTCAAAAAATTGAAAAGCAAGTTGATGTGCATTTTATGTACGAAACAAATCAGGTTAACGCTAATCAGAAAATTAGTTTAAAACTAAACAATGTTACGTTAGAACAGGCTTTGGATAAAATTTGCAGCAATTTTTTATTGAAATATGAAATTGTAAGCAACAATATCGTAATCAAAAAGAGCCAAAAAGTCGCTGATAATGAACAGAATAAAATCAATATTTCGGGAACTGTTTACAGCGCTACTGATGGAATGCCGTTGCCAGGCGTAGGAATCAAAGATAAAGGTTCTGACGTGGCTACATCAACAGATTTTGACGGAACTTTTAAGATGGAAATCAATTCATCTGAAGCGGTACTTGTTTTTTCATATGTTGGTTATGTTAATCAGGAAATTAAAGTAACTCCGGCAGATAAAAACATAAAAGTGAAATTAGTAGCTGATATGAAACAACTACAAGAAGTTGTAGTTATGGGTTATGGAAGTGTAAAAAAGAATGCAGTTTTGGGATCTGTGGGATCTGTTTCTATGAAAGAAACTTCAAGCAGAACTTACAATAGCGCTGCCGAATTATTACAAGGAACTGTTGCAGGTGTTACAGTACTTAATAATGGTGGTGATCCAACGGCTGAGCCAACAATTAATATCCGCGGAATTGGTTCTTTGAATGCTGAAACGCCTTTAATCGTTTTGGACGGAATCATTTACAGCGGATCTCTAAATACTTTAAATCCAAATGATATTGCTTCGATAAGTGTTTTGAAAGATGCGGCTTCTGCGGCAATTTACGGAGCTAGAGCTTCTGGAGGTGTAATTTTAATTACGTCTAAAAAAGGAGTTTCTGAGAAAGTAAATATCAATGTAAATTATCAGGGAGGTTTCCAGAATGTAGCTAAAAAACTTGATGTTCTTAATGCTGCTGAATATGCAGACGCTATGAACTTAGCGAGAGATAATGCTGGTATGCCTAGAATTCCTGCTTTTGATCCTGCATTTGAACCAACAGCGAGAACGACAAAAACAAACTGGATGGATGAAATTTTTCATACAGGAGAAATTCAGGATTTGTCACTTTCTATAAATGGAAAAACAGAAAAATCAAATTTCTTTGTTTCAGGAAGTTATAGAAAAAATGAAGGTATCTTATTGAATACTTTCGGAGAACGTTATACAGCAAGAGCAAACTCTTCTTTTAAAATAGCACCAAATTTTACAATTGGAGAAAATTTATCTTATTCGTTGACAAACGGTCAAAGTGCTAATACGTCAAGCGGATATACGGGAGCAATTTTGGCAGCGATTTTTTATCCTCCAAATGCAACAATCTATAGAGAAGACGGTTCAGGACATTTTGGTGGAGTTCCGGAGAAATATATTGGTTCTTACGGAGACGTTATCAATCCTGTGGCTTATTTGAAAAGGTTAGACAACAGAAATCCTGTTTCAACAATTTTGATCAATCCTTATGCTGAATGGGAAATCGTAAAAGGTTTGAAAGTAAAAACAAACTGGGGTTACACGAGAATTCAGGATAATGCAAAAGATTTTGCAGTTAAAATTACAGAACCTGGAAAAATATTTGACTTTAACCGTTTAACGCAAAAGTCAATTACAACTACTGATTTATTAGGTGAACAAACGATTTCTTACGAAAGATCATTAGGAAAACACAATTTCAAAGCTTTGGCCGGATATACATATCAGGAAACAAAAAGAGATTTTTATACGATTGAAGGAACTGGTTTTGATAACGAAGATCCATCACAACGTTATTTGCTAAATGCAAAATTAATTCAGCAAACGGCTGCAGGATTATCGGATGAAATTATTTCGTCTTATGTTGGAAGGTTGAATTATGATTTTAATCAGAAGTATTTATTCTCAGGAATTGTTCGTCGTGACGGAACTTCAAAACTTTTATCAGAAAACCGTTGGAAAGTTTATCCTTCAGTTTCTGCAGGTTGGTTAATTTCTGAAGAAGAATTCATGAAAAATATCGGTCCAATCGTAAGCAATTTGAAATTACGTGCAAGCTGGGGACAAATAGGAAACTTAGGAAACCTTGGACCATACCAATTTAGTGTACCGTTAAATCAAACTCAGGCTTTAATTGGTTCTACTCCGGTAATTAATTACGGTTATGCTGAAGGTGAATTATCAAATCCTAACTTAAAATGGGAAAGCTCAGAGCAAACAAACATTGGTTTAGATTTTACAATGTTCAACAATATGTTGACAGGATCTGTTGATGCTTACGTAAAAAAGAACAAAGATATGTTAGTTCGTGATCAGCTTCCGGGAGTTTCTGGAACGCCACAAGGTAGAATCGTAAACTCTGGAGATGTTGAAAATAAAGGTCTTGAAGCTAGTTTGACATACCAAAAATCACGTGGAGAATTTAAGTTTGATGTAACGGCAAATGCTGCATTTTTGAGCAACAAAATTGTTTCGATTAAAGACGGTTTAACTTCTCTTGAGCCTTTAAATATTAGCAGAGTTCGTAGTTTGCCTTTAGCAAATATTTATCAGGTTGGAAGCCCGGTTGGAGCTTATTACGGATATGCGACAGACGGATTATTTCAAAGTAATGCCGAAGCAAAAGCATACGTAAACAGTACAGGTGCAGTTTATCAGCCAAACGCAGTTGCGGGAGATATTAAATTTAAAGATGTAAACGGAGACGGCGTAATCAATAACAGCGATAGAGTAGTACTTGGAAATCCTTTTCCAAAAACAACTTATAGTTTGAATGCGAACTTTAGATATAAAGGATTTGATATGAATGTGTTTTTTAATGCAGTAGCTGGAAATAAAGTTTTCAATGCAGTAAAATATACAGGATTAAACGCTTCTTTCCCAGGATATAATTTATTGGCAGATTCTAAAAATGCCTGGTCGCCAACAAATACAGATACTAATATTCCGGTTCTTTCGTCAACAGATAACAACAATAACTTCGGAAGAATCTCTGATTTTTATATTGAAGATGCTTCATTCATAAGATTGAAAAACGTTTCGATTGGTTATACAGTTAAAGATAGTTGGTTAAACGGAAAAGCGAAACTCAGATTCTTTATTTCAGGACAAAACTTATTTACAATCACTAAATATTCTGGAATGGATCCAGAAGTTGGTCTTAGCAACTTTGGTCTTGACTTAGGTAAATATCCACTTTCTCGTATTTATATGACGGGTGTAAATGCTACTTTTTAA
- a CDS encoding sugar porter family MFS transporter — protein sequence MKNYNYTFLLSISLVAALGGLLFGYDWVVIGGAKPFYEIYFGISDSPALQGWAMSSALVGCVAGAAVAGKLADTYGRRPMLIVAAVLFSLCALGTGASETFTVFIIWRIIGGIGIGIASTISPLYIAEIAPQETRGLFVSINQLTVVIGILAAQITNMLITEVIPTGYTHAQILASWNGQTGWRWMFWAGFFPAILFFILMFLIPESPRYLAKKGKNDTAEATLTKIGGLAYGKEEISKIKETFTDETEKTDFRMLLDKKALPILTIGIVLAAFQQWCGINIIFNYAQEIFVSAGYSINDLFMNIVITGSINLVFTLVAMGTVDKIGRKKLMLFGSAALAVIYALLGYFYYTNVTGFPLLLLVLLAIAIYAMSLAPITWVILSEIFPNKIRGVAMSVATFALWIASALLVQTFPIFNEYLGTSGTFWIYGIICALGFVFVFKKLPETKNKSLEEIEELMVSDKKSKNIQ from the coding sequence ATGAAAAATTATAATTATACCTTTTTACTATCAATTAGCCTTGTCGCAGCCTTGGGTGGTTTACTCTTTGGCTACGACTGGGTTGTAATAGGTGGTGCAAAACCATTTTACGAAATTTATTTTGGCATTTCAGATTCTCCGGCTTTACAAGGTTGGGCAATGAGTAGTGCACTTGTAGGCTGTGTTGCGGGAGCAGCCGTTGCCGGAAAACTGGCAGATACCTACGGAAGACGTCCAATGTTGATTGTTGCCGCAGTATTATTTTCCTTATGTGCGCTTGGCACTGGAGCTTCAGAAACTTTTACAGTATTTATTATCTGGCGTATTATTGGCGGAATCGGAATTGGGATTGCGTCGACAATTTCACCTTTATATATTGCAGAAATCGCTCCGCAAGAAACCCGCGGACTTTTCGTTTCGATTAACCAACTTACTGTAGTTATAGGTATTCTTGCCGCGCAAATCACCAATATGTTGATTACTGAAGTTATTCCGACAGGATATACACACGCTCAGATTCTGGCTTCATGGAACGGACAAACGGGTTGGAGATGGATGTTTTGGGCAGGATTTTTCCCTGCGATTTTATTCTTTATTCTAATGTTTTTAATTCCTGAAAGCCCGAGATATTTGGCTAAAAAAGGAAAAAATGATACAGCCGAAGCAACACTAACAAAAATTGGTGGATTAGCTTACGGAAAAGAAGAAATCTCAAAAATCAAAGAAACCTTCACTGATGAAACGGAGAAAACTGATTTCAGAATGTTATTGGATAAAAAAGCTTTACCAATTCTAACAATTGGGATTGTTTTAGCTGCTTTCCAACAATGGTGTGGAATCAATATTATTTTTAACTACGCTCAGGAAATCTTTGTTTCGGCGGGTTATAGTATCAATGATTTGTTCATGAATATTGTTATTACAGGAAGTATTAATCTTGTATTTACGTTGGTTGCAATGGGAACTGTAGACAAAATTGGTCGTAAAAAACTAATGCTTTTTGGTTCTGCAGCACTTGCTGTAATTTATGCTTTATTGGGTTATTTTTATTATACCAATGTTACCGGTTTCCCATTATTATTACTGGTATTGTTAGCAATTGCTATTTACGCCATGTCCCTCGCTCCTATTACGTGGGTTATTTTATCTGAAATTTTCCCGAACAAAATCCGTGGTGTTGCGATGTCTGTAGCGACATTTGCGCTCTGGATTGCCTCTGCGCTTTTAGTACAAACCTTCCCTATTTTCAACGAATATTTAGGCACTTCCGGAACTTTCTGGATCTACGGAATCATCTGTGCCTTAGGATTTGTGTTTGTATTTAAAAAACTTCCTGAAACCAAAAACAAAAGTCTTGAAGAGATTGAAGAACTGATGGTTTCTGATAAAAAATCAAAGAATATTCAATAA